Proteins from a genomic interval of Tenacibaculum sp. SZ-18:
- a CDS encoding SulP family inorganic anion transporter produces MFKTIKNDLPASIVVFFVALPLCLGIALASGAPLFSGLIAGIVGGIVVASISGSSIGVSGPAAGLAAIVLAAIVTLGGLENGGFEKFLVAVVLGGIIQILLGIARAGIIAYFFPSSVIKGMLTGIGIIIILKQIPYFFGMDKNPTGDYSFLQVEWDNLISGLLNSINALLSGNISIGATLIGIIAIGILLLWSNVLAKKAKIFQLIQGPLVAVVVGIIFFLVTQGGSLGLLKEQLVSVPVPDSFDSFKAQFSFPNFSVIGDKDVWVIAFTIAIVASLETLLCVEATDKLDPDKNVTPTNRELIAQGTGNIISGMIGGLPITQVIVRSSANIQSGGKSKMSAIIHGFFLLISVIMIPTLLNKIPLSVLAAVLFIVGFKLAKPSTFTKMYTLGWKQFVPFMATVLPMAITGDLLLGIGLGLAVGIFVILLKSFQNSHFLHKEGADVNDGKIKMTLAEEVTFFNKGAILKELDNLPENSSLELDVRKTKYLDNDIIEILEDFAFKAKERNINIKLLSERGIVENPASYIEFFKLRSKAG; encoded by the coding sequence ATGTTTAAAACAATAAAAAATGATTTACCCGCTAGTATAGTGGTGTTTTTTGTCGCTTTACCATTATGTTTAGGTATTGCTTTAGCGAGTGGTGCTCCTTTATTTTCAGGATTAATTGCTGGTATTGTTGGTGGTATTGTAGTTGCCAGTATTAGTGGTTCGAGCATAGGTGTTAGTGGACCGGCAGCAGGGTTAGCCGCAATTGTTTTAGCTGCAATAGTAACTTTGGGAGGTCTTGAGAATGGTGGATTCGAAAAGTTCTTAGTAGCTGTAGTACTAGGAGGTATCATTCAGATACTTCTCGGGATTGCGAGGGCAGGAATCATCGCATACTTCTTTCCTTCTTCTGTTATAAAAGGAATGCTTACCGGTATAGGAATTATTATCATTCTAAAACAAATTCCTTATTTCTTTGGCATGGATAAGAATCCAACAGGTGATTATTCCTTCCTTCAAGTGGAATGGGATAATTTAATTTCTGGTTTACTCAACTCAATTAATGCTCTATTAAGTGGTAATATAAGTATTGGTGCAACACTTATTGGAATCATAGCTATAGGTATCTTACTATTATGGTCAAATGTATTAGCCAAAAAAGCTAAAATTTTCCAATTAATTCAAGGACCACTAGTTGCAGTTGTTGTCGGTATAATTTTCTTCCTTGTCACTCAGGGAGGATCTTTGGGATTATTAAAAGAACAACTTGTTTCTGTTCCAGTACCTGATAGTTTCGACAGTTTTAAAGCTCAATTTAGCTTTCCTAATTTCTCTGTAATAGGGGACAAAGATGTTTGGGTAATAGCATTTACTATTGCTATTGTTGCAAGTTTAGAAACATTATTATGTGTAGAAGCAACAGATAAATTAGACCCAGATAAAAATGTCACTCCAACTAATAGAGAATTAATAGCTCAAGGAACTGGAAATATTATTTCTGGTATGATTGGTGGGTTACCAATTACTCAAGTAATCGTAAGAAGCTCTGCAAACATTCAATCAGGAGGTAAAAGTAAAATGTCTGCAATTATTCATGGATTCTTTTTATTAATTTCTGTGATTATGATTCCAACTTTATTAAATAAAATTCCATTATCGGTGTTAGCGGCTGTACTTTTCATTGTTGGCTTTAAATTAGCTAAACCATCTACATTTACAAAAATGTATACATTAGGTTGGAAACAATTTGTACCATTTATGGCTACCGTTTTACCAATGGCAATAACAGGAGACTTATTACTAGGAATTGGTTTAGGTTTGGCCGTTGGAATTTTTGTTATCTTACTGAAAAGTTTTCAAAACTCTCACTTCTTACACAAAGAGGGAGCGGATGTTAACGATGGAAAAATTAAAATGACTTTAGCTGAAGAAGTAACCTTCTTTAACAAAGGAGCTATTCTAAAAGAATTAGATAACTTACCGGAAAACAGCTCCTTAGAACTAGATGTTCGTAAAACAAAATATTTAGATAATGATATCATAGAAATCCTTGAAGACTTTGCTTTCAAGGCAAAAGAACGAAACATTAATATTAAACTTCTATCTGAAAGAGGAATTGTTGAAAATCCCGCTAGCTACATTGAGTTTTTCAAACTTAGATCAAAGGCTGGTTAG
- a CDS encoding carbonic anhydrase family protein translates to MRDTALTKDIQANYSPQSVLEDLLEGNKRYVANNLTSSNVTELVKQTTGGQFPKAVILSCIDSRVPVELVFDQTIGDIFVARVAGNFENTDILGSMEYSCAVAGSKLVLVLGHESCGAVKAACDGVELGNITAMLSNITPAVKMASEQVDGVADSSNKEFVAKTVENNVKLTIERIREKSKILQEMEDNGEITIVGGVYSLATGKVSML, encoded by the coding sequence ATGAGAGACACAGCGTTGACTAAAGACATACAGGCGAATTATTCGCCTCAGTCTGTTTTAGAAGATTTATTAGAAGGCAACAAACGTTATGTTGCCAATAACTTAACAAGTTCAAATGTGACCGAACTAGTAAAACAAACTACTGGAGGTCAGTTTCCTAAAGCCGTAATTTTATCCTGTATTGATTCGAGAGTTCCTGTAGAATTAGTTTTCGATCAAACTATTGGTGATATTTTTGTTGCTCGTGTAGCAGGAAATTTTGAAAACACAGATATTCTAGGAAGTATGGAATATTCTTGCGCAGTTGCAGGTAGTAAACTAGTACTAGTTTTAGGCCACGAAAGTTGTGGTGCAGTAAAAGCCGCTTGTGATGGTGTGGAGCTGGGAAATATTACAGCAATGCTAAGTAATATTACTCCAGCCGTAAAAATGGCTTCAGAACAAGTAGATGGAGTGGCAGATTCTTCCAATAAAGAATTCGTTGCTAAAACAGTAGAGAATAATGTAAAATTAACCATTGAAAGAATTAGAGAAAAAAGTAAAATTTTACAAGAAATGGAAGATAATGGAGAAATCACTATTGTTGGTGGTGTGTATTCATTAGCCACTGGTAAAGTAAGCATGTTATAA
- a CDS encoding CvpA family protein, with amino-acid sequence MNVFDIIIASLLLFGFVRGLMKGLFVEVASLVALVAGVYGAIHFSYFLGDWLENSLDWSEQYVTLVAFAGTFVIIIVVIALLGKILTKIADFASLGILNKILGGVFGALKIGLILSVIFIFFGRMNDTIPFVKKESLNQSILYRPVKKIAPMIFPSIIKGDDNETESSDATAEILVE; translated from the coding sequence ATGAATGTATTCGATATTATTATTGCTTCATTATTACTTTTCGGTTTTGTTAGAGGCTTAATGAAAGGTCTATTTGTTGAGGTGGCTTCTTTAGTGGCACTAGTTGCCGGAGTTTATGGAGCTATTCATTTTTCATATTTTCTAGGCGATTGGTTAGAGAATAGTTTAGATTGGTCTGAACAATACGTTACTTTGGTTGCATTTGCAGGGACTTTTGTGATTATAATTGTTGTGATTGCGTTATTAGGTAAAATCTTGACGAAAATTGCGGATTTTGCTTCTTTGGGAATTTTGAATAAGATACTTGGTGGAGTTTTTGGAGCGTTAAAAATAGGACTTATTTTGAGTGTGATTTTTATCTTTTTTGGAAGAATGAATGATACTATTCCTTTTGTGAAAAAGGAAAGTTTGAATCAATCAATTTTATATAGACCCGTTAAGAAAATTGCTCCAATGATTTTTCCTTCGATTATAAAAGGAGATGATAATGAAACTGAGAGTTCAGATGCTACTGCAGAAATATTAGTAGAATGA
- a CDS encoding SDR family oxidoreductase codes for MSLKNKIVWITGASSGIGKSLAIHLSQQNTKLILSSRNELSLNEVRNLCLNKQDVYILSLDLENYSNFEAKVEEAISFFGTVDILVNNGGISQRSLAAETDISVDKRLMNINYLGTIALTKALLPYFIRKKSGHFVVTTSIVGKIGTPLRSTYAATKHALHGFFDSLRAEIHQYNIKVTLICPGFVTTNVSKNALTGDGTPQEKMDTATANGIDPDRFAKIMSKGISQQKEEMYIAGAKEKLGVYAKRFYPKLLSKMIRKLSVT; via the coding sequence ATGAGTCTAAAGAATAAAATAGTCTGGATTACCGGAGCTTCCTCGGGTATAGGAAAATCATTGGCAATTCATCTCTCGCAGCAAAATACAAAATTAATACTATCTTCTCGTAATGAATTGTCTTTAAATGAAGTAAGGAATTTGTGTCTCAATAAACAAGATGTTTATATTTTATCTTTGGATCTAGAGAATTATTCAAATTTTGAAGCTAAAGTAGAAGAAGCTATTTCATTCTTTGGAACAGTTGATATTCTAGTGAATAATGGGGGTATTAGTCAGAGATCGTTAGCAGCAGAAACTGATATTAGTGTAGATAAGCGGTTGATGAATATTAATTATTTGGGAACTATAGCTTTGACAAAAGCATTACTTCCATATTTTATTCGAAAAAAATCAGGACATTTTGTTGTTACAACAAGTATAGTAGGAAAAATAGGAACACCATTGCGTTCTACATATGCTGCGACAAAGCATGCTTTACATGGTTTTTTTGATAGTTTACGGGCAGAAATTCATCAATATAATATCAAAGTAACGCTTATTTGCCCCGGCTTTGTAACTACTAACGTTTCAAAAAATGCATTAACTGGCGATGGAACTCCACAAGAAAAAATGGATACTGCAACGGCAAATGGAATTGATCCTGATAGATTTGCGAAAATCATGAGTAAAGGAATTTCTCAACAAAAGGAAGAGATGTATATCGCAGGAGCAAAAGAAAAACTAGGTGTTTATGCGAAAAGGTTTTATCCTAAGTTACTCTCCAAAATGATTAGAAAATTGAGTGTGACCTAA
- a CDS encoding TlpA family protein disulfide reductase encodes MKRLLALLIFVTAVANAQYSVKGTMTPPEESDWVILYKIEGAKQKFISNSTIVFEDVNIGGNTQKVGRFELNLPPDAKEGAYRVTYRNSGAGFVDFFFNKENIEFVFNPVYPEESIVFTKSRENKVYREYLDAIATMQRSIDSLQVEYLKNEDKKFKKAYKKAYKEQGEIQEIYEGKSEGMLVNTFIEASKPTNSSSIFDDTQEYLDYVVSNFFKNVDFSNSKLYSSPFIVDKITNYVFYLNIAESQSAQQKLYNESIAKVMGLVKDKKVRKEVIEYLITRFANARNSEIVDGLFTNYYDKLPSNFQDQKFRDDKVALLRATVGRTAPDFSWKEGENEYKLSSLNDGEKYLLVFWSTGCSHCLKEIPQLHSFMKTHNKTSVIAFGIEQAEPEWTAYIKKLDGWHNAIGTHPDNKWENEVVRTYQLVGTPTYFILNKDKKIIAMPNSFEDVKDYFVNSSADKE; translated from the coding sequence ATGAAAAGATTACTTGCTTTATTAATATTTGTTACAGCGGTTGCAAACGCCCAATACTCAGTAAAAGGAACCATGACTCCACCTGAAGAAAGTGACTGGGTTATCTTATATAAAATAGAAGGAGCAAAGCAAAAGTTTATTAGTAATTCTACTATTGTTTTCGAAGATGTAAACATTGGTGGAAATACTCAAAAGGTTGGAAGATTTGAATTGAACTTACCTCCTGATGCAAAAGAAGGAGCTTACAGAGTTACCTACAGAAACTCAGGTGCTGGTTTCGTTGATTTCTTTTTTAACAAGGAAAATATAGAATTCGTATTCAATCCAGTATATCCAGAAGAATCAATAGTTTTTACTAAATCGAGAGAAAACAAGGTATATAGGGAATATTTAGATGCTATTGCTACCATGCAAAGAAGTATTGATTCATTGCAGGTTGAATACTTGAAAAATGAAGATAAAAAATTCAAAAAAGCATATAAAAAAGCCTATAAAGAACAAGGAGAAATTCAGGAGATTTATGAAGGTAAATCTGAAGGGATGTTAGTAAATACTTTCATTGAAGCTTCTAAACCAACTAACTCCTCTTCTATATTTGATGACACGCAGGAATATCTAGATTATGTAGTTAGTAACTTCTTCAAGAATGTTGATTTTTCTAACTCAAAACTATATAGTTCTCCTTTTATTGTAGATAAGATTACTAATTATGTTTTTTACTTAAATATTGCTGAAAGTCAATCAGCACAGCAAAAATTGTATAACGAATCTATTGCAAAAGTAATGGGACTTGTAAAAGATAAAAAAGTTCGTAAAGAAGTTATCGAATACTTAATTACTCGATTTGCTAATGCAAGAAATTCTGAAATAGTTGATGGTCTTTTCACTAACTATTACGACAAATTACCTAGTAATTTTCAAGACCAAAAGTTTAGAGATGATAAAGTAGCATTATTACGTGCTACTGTTGGAAGAACTGCTCCAGATTTTTCTTGGAAAGAAGGAGAAAATGAATATAAGTTATCTTCTTTAAACGACGGAGAAAAGTATTTATTAGTATTCTGGAGTACAGGGTGTTCGCATTGTTTGAAGGAAATCCCTCAATTACACAGCTTTATGAAAACTCATAACAAAACTTCAGTAATTGCCTTTGGTATTGAACAAGCTGAACCAGAATGGACAGCTTATATCAAAAAATTAGATGGATGGCATAATGCTATTGGAACTCATCCTGATAATAAGTGGGAAAATGAAGTTGTAAGAACGTACCAACTAGTAGGTACTCCTACTTACTTTATTTTAAATAAAGACAAGAAAATTATAGCAATGCCAAACTCTTTCGAAGATGTAAAAGACTATTTCGTAAACAGCAGTGCAGATAAAGAATAA
- a CDS encoding YraN family protein, protein MAQHNELGKRGEDAAINYLKKKGYQILRRNYRYLKAEVDIIAKKDEVIIGVEVKTRTSNYFGNPQDFINQKKIQLLTSALDHYMQESNIDLEVRFDIISVIGNYTFEIEHIEDAFLFF, encoded by the coding sequence ATGGCTCAACATAATGAACTAGGGAAGAGAGGAGAAGATGCTGCAATTAATTATCTTAAAAAAAAAGGATATCAAATACTACGTCGTAATTACAGATATCTCAAAGCCGAAGTTGATATTATTGCTAAAAAAGATGAAGTAATCATTGGTGTTGAAGTAAAAACAAGAACGTCAAATTACTTTGGGAATCCTCAAGACTTTATCAATCAAAAGAAAATTCAATTACTCACATCAGCTCTAGATCATTACATGCAGGAATCTAATATAGATTTAGAAGTTCGTTTCGATATTATTTCAGTTATCGGAAATTACACATTTGAGATAGAACATATTGAAGATGCGTTTTTGTTTTTTTGA
- a CDS encoding S66 peptidase family protein, which translates to MKRFGILLLSMVLLSMNAQTNMKLTTPAYLQKGDKIAIVAPAGILKNRIHVIDKAKQLAESWGLKVAIGKHVFTQANHFAGTDEQRCQDFQEALDNPQIKAIWSARGGYGSVRILDQLDFSKFKENPKWIIGYSDITAFHNHVHNLGIESLHAMMGTSMQDNPVDIAETIETFRKALFGEELKYTIKSSKENRKGTTEGVLVGGNIAILASMLGSDSQLNTDGKILFIEEIGEYKYAIDRMLQSLKRAGYFNKIKGVIVGDMTKIRKNTTPWGSSIEQLILDIVPNDIPVLFDFPAGHEPDNRALIMGRTVKLSVADRLSTVSFK; encoded by the coding sequence ATGAAGAGATTTGGAATTCTTTTGTTATCGATGGTTCTGTTATCGATGAATGCTCAAACAAACATGAAATTAACAACACCTGCTTATTTACAAAAAGGAGATAAGATTGCTATCGTAGCTCCTGCCGGAATTTTGAAGAATAGAATACATGTAATCGATAAGGCTAAGCAATTAGCTGAAAGTTGGGGATTAAAAGTTGCTATAGGAAAGCATGTTTTTACACAGGCGAATCATTTTGCAGGAACTGACGAGCAACGTTGTCAAGATTTTCAAGAAGCTCTTGATAATCCTCAAATAAAAGCTATTTGGAGCGCTCGTGGCGGATATGGTTCCGTTAGAATTTTAGATCAATTAGACTTTTCGAAATTTAAGGAAAATCCAAAATGGATTATTGGGTATTCAGATATCACAGCTTTTCATAATCATGTTCATAATTTAGGAATTGAATCGTTGCATGCAATGATGGGGACGAGTATGCAAGATAATCCAGTGGATATTGCAGAAACCATTGAAACTTTTAGGAAAGCGTTATTCGGAGAAGAATTAAAGTATACGATAAAATCATCTAAAGAAAACAGAAAAGGAACTACTGAAGGAGTTTTAGTTGGAGGAAATATTGCAATTTTAGCATCAATGTTAGGTTCAGATAGCCAATTGAATACAGATGGAAAGATTCTATTTATAGAGGAAATTGGAGAATATAAATACGCCATTGATCGTATGCTACAAAGTTTAAAAAGAGCGGGATATTTCAACAAAATCAAAGGTGTTATTGTTGGCGACATGACAAAAATTAGAAAGAATACAACTCCTTGGGGAAGTTCTATTGAGCAGTTAATTTTAGATATTGTTCCGAATGATATTCCAGTATTATTTGATTTCCCTGCTGGACATGAACCTGATAATAGAGCTTTAATTATGGGGCGAACTGTAAAATTATCTGTTGCTGATCGATTATCTACTGTGAGTTTTAAATAA
- a CDS encoding PepSY domain-containing protein produces MSMSIWRYSHLTLAISSFLFITLASITGIILAFEPITNQLKPYAISDLSDISVSEMVMVLQMEYEEVIAVERNNENFIIASVITKEGESQTFYIHPKTGNKIGEVIEKEAVFKFATSLHRSLFLKSTGRFIVGLVSFLLFLITISGLFLILKRQGGFKKFFSKISKENFYQFSHVAFGRIFLIPLLIITFTGVYLSLEKFNLLPKHKTKQVIDFDGVNSAPKKTITEFEIFNNTKLSEFKKIEFPFSSDVEDYFLLELKNKEITVNQITGEILSEIHYPFSKLILHYSLLLHTGQGSIFWSVVLLLASIVTLYFIYSGFAMTFERIKGKIKNRYNKDESEIILLVGSENGSTRSYGKMLYKALYNEGKRVFITDLNKYTSYEKMKYLIVLTATYGEGDSPANGSNFLELIKEKNDRQFQFSVVAFGSLSYPKFCQFGIDVQSALEQKENAAELLPLYKINNKSFEAFSEWTKELNNRISVNLKLDKRIVSKQQKSFKLKLSSKFKITNDDTFLLTFDDCHKNFTSGDLLGVYANKQTHERLYSIAKIDNSLLLSVRKHELGLCSNYLYNLQQGESIKAFIKRNSSFHFPKKASKVIMIATGTGIAPFLGMISEQRTTSIDLYFGLRTKKSLELYKDILREDLLDSLYLVYSREKNEKRYVQDVIKTQIDAIISDLENDAVIMICGSITMQNEVFSILEEALSKRNQALSFYEKRKQILVDCY; encoded by the coding sequence ATGTCAATGTCCATTTGGAGGTATAGTCATTTAACATTGGCTATATCTTCTTTTTTGTTTATCACATTAGCTTCAATTACAGGAATAATATTGGCCTTTGAACCGATTACCAATCAATTGAAGCCTTATGCTATTTCAGATTTATCAGATATTTCTGTGAGTGAAATGGTTATGGTATTACAAATGGAATATGAAGAAGTAATTGCTGTTGAACGAAACAATGAAAATTTTATTATTGCCTCTGTAATTACGAAAGAAGGAGAAAGTCAAACATTTTATATTCATCCTAAAACAGGAAATAAAATTGGAGAAGTCATTGAAAAAGAAGCGGTTTTTAAGTTTGCAACAAGTTTACATAGATCATTATTTTTAAAAAGTACGGGACGTTTTATTGTTGGTTTAGTTTCTTTTTTACTGTTTCTAATTACAATTTCAGGGTTGTTTTTAATTCTTAAAAGGCAAGGCGGATTTAAAAAGTTCTTTTCCAAAATTTCTAAAGAGAATTTTTATCAATTTTCACATGTCGCGTTCGGAAGAATATTTCTAATCCCTTTACTCATTATTACGTTTACTGGAGTATATCTTTCCTTAGAAAAGTTCAATCTATTACCTAAACATAAAACCAAACAGGTTATAGATTTCGATGGAGTAAACTCAGCTCCTAAAAAAACAATTACTGAATTTGAAATATTCAACAACACGAAACTGTCAGAATTCAAAAAAATTGAATTCCCATTTTCTTCTGATGTTGAGGATTATTTTCTTTTAGAATTAAAAAACAAAGAGATAACAGTAAACCAAATTACTGGAGAAATATTGAGTGAAATACATTACCCTTTTTCAAAACTAATCTTGCATTATAGCTTATTACTTCATACGGGTCAAGGTTCTATTTTTTGGTCTGTAGTTTTATTATTAGCAAGTATAGTTACGCTGTATTTCATTTACTCTGGATTCGCAATGACTTTTGAAAGAATAAAAGGAAAAATAAAGAACCGATACAATAAGGATGAGAGCGAGATTATACTATTAGTTGGATCAGAGAATGGAAGTACTCGAAGTTATGGTAAAATGCTTTATAAAGCTCTTTATAATGAAGGTAAAAGAGTTTTTATTACTGATTTAAATAAGTATACATCTTACGAGAAAATGAAATATTTAATTGTCCTGACTGCTACTTATGGTGAAGGTGATTCACCAGCAAATGGTTCTAATTTTTTAGAATTAATCAAGGAGAAAAATGATCGTCAATTTCAATTTTCAGTCGTTGCGTTTGGATCATTGTCCTATCCAAAATTTTGTCAGTTTGGAATTGATGTTCAATCTGCGTTGGAACAAAAAGAAAATGCAGCAGAATTACTTCCGTTATATAAGATCAATAATAAATCGTTTGAAGCTTTTTCGGAGTGGACTAAGGAATTAAATAATAGAATCTCTGTTAACTTAAAGTTAGATAAAAGAATTGTGAGTAAGCAACAAAAATCATTTAAACTTAAGTTGTCTTCTAAGTTCAAAATCACTAACGATGATACGTTCTTATTAACATTTGATGATTGTCATAAAAATTTCACCTCAGGAGATTTATTAGGGGTTTATGCAAACAAACAAACACACGAGCGATTATATTCAATTGCCAAAATAGATAATTCACTTTTATTAAGTGTACGAAAGCATGAATTAGGATTATGCTCTAACTATCTATATAATCTTCAACAAGGTGAATCTATAAAAGCTTTCATTAAAAGAAATTCATCTTTTCATTTTCCTAAGAAAGCCTCAAAAGTAATTATGATTGCTACGGGAACTGGAATTGCTCCTTTCTTAGGAATGATTTCTGAACAAAGAACTACATCTATTGACTTGTATTTTGGATTAAGAACAAAGAAATCTTTAGAATTGTATAAAGACATTCTAAGAGAAGATTTACTTGATAGTTTGTACTTGGTATATTCCAGAGAGAAAAATGAGAAAAGGTATGTACAAGATGTTATTAAAACACAAATAGATGCTATTATTTCTGATTTAGAAAACGACGCAGTAATTATGATTTGTGGATCAATTACCATGCAAAATGAGGTTTTTTCAATTTTAGAAGAAGCACTGTCAAAAAGAAATCAAGCACTAAGTTTTTATGAAAAAAGAAAGCAAATCTTGGTAGATTGCTACTAA
- a CDS encoding DUF2271 domain-containing protein: MGVLKKITGILLLCAITFAFTTIERSKYKCMIQLKNYDGEGAYVVVSLLDKEGKYLETLQVLGDDEEWYHEIYQWWDFYGKKRNDIDAVTGATISGGQRAIKVLEIDADKIDAGYKIRFETAVEDQEYYADDVEFELTSENVKNKFEGKGFIRYVRMIPQN; encoded by the coding sequence ATGGGAGTACTTAAAAAAATTACAGGAATACTATTATTATGCGCAATTACTTTTGCTTTCACAACTATTGAACGTAGTAAATACAAATGCATGATTCAGTTAAAGAATTATGATGGTGAAGGAGCATATGTTGTGGTTTCGCTTTTAGATAAAGAAGGCAAATATTTAGAAACACTTCAGGTATTAGGTGATGATGAGGAATGGTATCATGAAATTTATCAATGGTGGGATTTTTACGGAAAGAAACGCAACGATATTGATGCTGTTACAGGAGCAACAATTAGTGGAGGTCAACGTGCTATAAAAGTTTTAGAAATTGACGCTGATAAAATTGATGCAGGTTATAAAATTCGTTTTGAAACTGCAGTGGAGGATCAAGAATATTATGCGGATGATGTAGAGTTTGAATTAACATCAGAAAATGTGAAGAATAAGTTCGAAGGAAAAGGCTTTATTCGTTATGTAAGAATGATACCACAGAATTAA
- a CDS encoding ankyrin repeat domain-containing protein yields the protein MRVKSLLFFVFASMLLQAQKSKNIFLERSFWKSKPSLALVKQKIEEGNDPTALNKHSFDAIANGLLEKSDVVGDEVIKYLLTIKGNGVNKITHDGRTYIFWAAYTNRVELMKYLVSKGAKTDIIDSHGYSLLNFAATTGQQNTKLYDYLISIGADINNEKNRNGANSLLLLIPSLKDLTLVDYFVSKGLNLLDTDDHGNGAVNYAAKKGNKKIIRELIEKGLPYKNINKNGGNAMIMATQGGRRGYNSLEFFKYLEGLGVQVNIANKQGLTPLHNLAYSNKDIETIQYFIQNGINVNSKNEEGNTALINASTRNSLAVIKLLRKHTDDINEVNAKGQSALTRAMRNTPEVVKYLLEQNANVSVKDKKGNNLGYYLAQTYSSKKEKEFTSKIQLLKEKGFDITTPQKDGNTLLHLAADKGDVSLLQFLKTFNIDVNAKNNDGVTALQMAVMVAKNPKIIEYLLIQGADKSVTTSFDETVLDLAKENEQLSKFDLSFLK from the coding sequence ATGAGAGTAAAATCGCTACTATTTTTTGTGTTTGCTTCGATGCTACTTCAGGCGCAAAAAAGTAAAAATATATTCCTTGAAAGATCTTTTTGGAAATCAAAACCATCCTTAGCGTTAGTAAAGCAAAAAATTGAAGAAGGAAACGATCCAACAGCGTTAAACAAACATAGTTTCGATGCAATTGCTAATGGTTTATTGGAAAAGTCGGATGTTGTTGGTGATGAAGTAATAAAGTATTTACTAACCATTAAGGGTAATGGAGTAAATAAAATTACCCATGATGGAAGAACTTATATTTTCTGGGCAGCCTATACGAATCGTGTTGAATTAATGAAATATTTAGTTTCAAAAGGAGCTAAAACCGATATCATTGATAGTCATGGATATTCATTATTAAACTTTGCCGCAACTACTGGTCAACAAAATACTAAACTCTATGATTATCTTATTTCAATAGGAGCTGACATCAACAATGAAAAGAACAGAAATGGTGCCAATTCTTTGTTATTATTAATTCCATCATTAAAGGATTTAACTTTAGTTGACTATTTTGTTTCGAAAGGATTGAATTTACTCGATACAGATGATCATGGTAATGGTGCCGTTAACTATGCAGCAAAAAAAGGAAATAAAAAAATTATAAGAGAATTAATTGAAAAAGGGCTGCCATATAAAAATATAAATAAGAACGGTGGAAATGCTATGATAATGGCCACACAAGGCGGAAGAAGAGGATATAACTCATTAGAGTTTTTTAAATATTTAGAAGGATTAGGAGTTCAGGTAAATATTGCAAATAAGCAGGGTTTAACTCCGTTGCATAATTTGGCTTATTCAAATAAAGATATTGAGACTATTCAATATTTTATTCAAAATGGAATAAATGTGAATTCCAAAAACGAAGAGGGTAATACAGCTTTAATAAACGCAAGCACTAGAAACTCTTTAGCTGTAATTAAATTACTTAGAAAGCATACTGATGATATTAACGAGGTAAATGCTAAAGGACAATCTGCACTTACAAGAGCAATGAGAAACACACCAGAAGTTGTAAAATACTTGTTAGAGCAAAACGCAAATGTTTCTGTAAAGGATAAAAAAGGAAACAATTTGGGATACTATTTAGCACAAACGTATTCTTCAAAAAAGGAGAAAGAATTTACCTCAAAAATTCAATTACTTAAGGAAAAAGGTTTTGATATTACTACACCTCAAAAAGATGGAAATACATTATTACATCTTGCAGCTGATAAAGGTGATGTATCGTTATTACAATTTTTGAAAACATTTAATATTGATGTAAATGCCAAAAATAATGATGGTGTAACTGCCTTACAAATGGCAGTTATGGTAGCTAAAAATCCAAAAATAATTGAGTATTTATTAATTCAAGGAGCAGATAAATCGGTAACAACAAGTTTTGATGAAACCGTTTTAGATTTAGCTAAAGAAAATGAGCAATTATCAAAGTTTGATTTAAGTTTTTTAAAATAA